The window GCAGCCCCCGTGACCACCGTAAACATCCCGCTGGTCAATGAGGTCCAGCTGACCGCGGCCACCGGCGGGGCCGAGCTGTCCTGCTACCGCTGCACCATCCCGTTTGGCGTGGTGGTCCTCATCGCCGGCATCGTGGTCACCGCCGTGGCGTACAGCTTCAACTCACACGGATCCACCATCTCCTACTTCGGCCTGGTGCTCCTCTCGGCCGGACTGGTCCTCCTAGCGTCGAGTGTGGTCTGCTGGAAGCTgaggctggagaggaagaaggagaggcgACGGGAGAGCCAAACCGCCCTGGTCGCAAACCAGAGGAGTATTTTCACTTGAACTAGCAGTTTGGGCGACTCGCGGCCCGGTTTTCCGAGTCTGGGAAGGCCTGACTTTGAGATTGAGTCGGAGAACCAGCTGTGGGCAGATGTTGTCCAGCGTGTGTTGGATTCCCAACCTGTAAAAGCTTTGACCGCAGACTCTCAAGGCCCAGAACTTCAA of the Chaetodon auriga isolate fChaAug3 chromosome 16, fChaAug3.hap1, whole genome shotgun sequence genome contains:
- the tmem100a gene encoding transmembrane protein 100, yielding MPEEANKDAMRTPATPEKANNSEHPAAPVTTVNIPLVNEVQLTAATGGAELSCYRCTIPFGVVVLIAGIVVTAVAYSFNSHGSTISYFGLVLLSAGLVLLASSVVCWKLRLERKKERRRESQTALVANQRSIFT